A section of the Rhizobium sp. BG4 genome encodes:
- a CDS encoding tripartite tricarboxylate transporter permease, translated as MELFSNLALGFATAATPANLLFCLIGVLLGTLIGVLPGIGATATIAMLLPITFQLEPVSSLIMLAGIYYGAQYGGSTTAILINMPGESSSAVTAIDGYQMARKGRAGAALAIAALGSFFAGTVSTFLVAIFAPPLTEIALKFGAPEYFSLMIVGLVSSIALAHGSVIKALAMVALGLLLGLVGTDIYTGTPRFTLGIREYADGLNFVALAVGVFGVAEILRNLEGESTRTVLMNKVTGLLPSKQEFKEMIAPVLRGTAIGSALGILPGGGAILASFASYTVEKRSSKKPEEFGHGAVAGVAGPESANNAGAQTSFIPLLTLGIPANPVMALMVGAMIIQGIVPGPNVATEQPALFWGIIASMWIGNLMLVILNLPLIGLWVKLLTVPYYVLFPVIMAFCSIGVYSVNSNVYDLYAVAFFGLIGYVLAKLRCEPAPLLLGFVLGPLLEENLRRAMILSRGDPTTFLTRPISATLLAIALAVLIIVFLPSVKKKREEVFVEET; from the coding sequence ATGGAACTTTTCAGCAATCTCGCCCTCGGCTTCGCAACGGCGGCGACGCCCGCAAACCTGCTCTTCTGCCTCATCGGCGTCCTTCTCGGCACACTGATCGGCGTTCTCCCCGGCATCGGCGCCACGGCGACGATCGCCATGCTGCTGCCGATCACCTTCCAGCTGGAGCCGGTCTCCTCGCTGATCATGCTCGCCGGCATCTATTACGGCGCGCAATATGGCGGTTCGACCACGGCGATCCTCATCAACATGCCGGGTGAGTCCTCCTCGGCGGTGACGGCGATCGACGGATACCAGATGGCCCGCAAGGGCAGGGCGGGGGCCGCACTTGCGATCGCCGCACTCGGCTCGTTCTTCGCCGGTACGGTCTCTACCTTCCTCGTCGCCATCTTCGCGCCGCCGCTGACCGAGATCGCGCTGAAGTTCGGCGCGCCCGAATATTTCTCGCTGATGATCGTCGGTCTGGTGTCGTCAATCGCGCTGGCGCATGGCTCGGTCATCAAAGCGCTGGCGATGGTGGCGCTCGGCCTGCTGCTCGGCCTCGTCGGCACCGATATCTATACCGGTACGCCGCGCTTCACGCTCGGCATCCGCGAATATGCCGACGGGCTGAACTTTGTGGCGCTTGCCGTCGGTGTCTTCGGCGTCGCCGAAATCCTGCGCAATCTCGAAGGCGAGTCGACGCGCACGGTGCTGATGAACAAGGTGACCGGCCTGCTGCCATCGAAGCAGGAATTCAAGGAGATGATCGCGCCGGTCCTTCGTGGCACGGCGATCGGCTCGGCGCTCGGCATCCTGCCGGGCGGCGGCGCGATCCTCGCATCCTTCGCCTCCTATACGGTGGAGAAGCGTTCGTCGAAGAAGCCGGAGGAATTCGGGCATGGTGCGGTCGCGGGTGTTGCTGGTCCTGAATCGGCCAACAATGCCGGCGCACAGACCTCGTTCATTCCGCTCCTGACCCTCGGCATTCCCGCCAATCCGGTCATGGCGCTGATGGTTGGCGCGATGATCATCCAGGGCATCGTGCCCGGCCCGAATGTCGCGACCGAGCAGCCGGCGCTGTTCTGGGGCATCATCGCCTCGATGTGGATCGGCAACCTGATGCTCGTCATCCTGAACCTGCCGCTGATCGGCCTCTGGGTGAAGCTGCTGACGGTGCCCTATTACGTACTCTTCCCCGTTATCATGGCCTTCTGCTCGATCGGGGTCTACAGCGTCAACTCGAACGTCTACGACCTCTATGCCGTCGCCTTCTTCGGGCTGATCGGTTATGTGCTGGCGAAGTTGCGCTGCGAGCCGGCGCCGCTGCTGCTCGGCTTCGTGCTCGGGCCGCTGCTGGAAGAGAACCTGCGGCGCGCGATGATCCTGTCGCGCGGCGATCCGACGACCTTCCTGACCCGGCCGATCAGCGCGACGCTGCTCGCCATCGCGCTTGCCGTTCTCATCATCGTCTTCCTGCCGAGCGTGAAGAAGAAGCGCGAGGAGGTCTTCGTCGAGGAAACGTGA
- a CDS encoding adenine deaminase C-terminal domain-containing protein, with translation MSSPLRPEPADLNDPQLRARAVAAARGDLPFDVLITGGKLLDAVTGLIREADIGLTGPLIASVHAPGTRADALEMIDATGAVITPGLIDTHMHVESSMVTPAEYARAVLPRGVTTILWDPHEFGNVHGLDGVRWAIEASSGLPLRMILLAPSCIPSAPGLERAGADFDASVITEMLRSPAVGGVAEVMNMRGVIEGDPRMTAIVNAGLASGKLVCGHARGLEGADLNAFMASGITSDHELTSGADLLQKLAAGMTIELRGSHDHLLREFVEALDGIGHLPPTVTLCTDDVFPDELLDGGGLDDVIRRLVRYGMRPEWALRAATFNAAQRLKRSDLGLIAAGRRADIVLFDDLTDFRARLVIANGRTIAQDGAMTVPLKPLDTAPLMNSVKLPALGADDFKVRSEGNRVRVATIDRPRFTQWGEAETATEHGFVVPPQGSTMISVAHRHGLAAPRPRTGFLTGWGEWHGAFCTTVSHDSHNLTVFGGNTADMAAAANAVIAAGGGMAVARDGVILALLPLPLSGLVTEASLAETAKGFRDIRQAMEKIVTWQPPYLVFKACFGATLACNIGPHQTDMGIADVLTGKVLETPVLEIVS, from the coding sequence ATGAGCTCTCCATTGCGACCGGAACCCGCCGACCTCAACGATCCCCAGCTGCGCGCCCGCGCCGTGGCCGCCGCCCGCGGCGACCTGCCGTTCGACGTGCTGATCACAGGCGGAAAGCTGCTCGACGCCGTCACCGGCTTGATCCGCGAAGCCGACATCGGCCTCACGGGACCGCTGATCGCCAGCGTCCACGCGCCGGGAACCCGCGCCGATGCGCTTGAGATGATCGACGCCACCGGCGCCGTCATCACCCCGGGCCTGATCGATACGCATATGCATGTCGAGAGCTCGATGGTCACCCCTGCCGAATATGCCCGGGCAGTGCTGCCGCGCGGGGTCACCACGATCCTCTGGGATCCGCATGAATTCGGCAATGTCCACGGCCTCGACGGCGTGCGCTGGGCGATCGAGGCATCGTCGGGCCTGCCACTCCGGATGATCCTGCTGGCGCCCTCCTGCATCCCCTCCGCACCCGGCCTCGAGCGCGCCGGTGCGGATTTCGATGCTTCTGTGATCACCGAAATGCTCCGCTCGCCTGCCGTCGGCGGCGTCGCCGAAGTCATGAACATGCGCGGCGTCATCGAAGGCGATCCGCGGATGACGGCGATCGTCAATGCCGGTCTCGCATCCGGCAAGCTCGTCTGCGGCCATGCCCGCGGCCTCGAAGGCGCCGATCTCAACGCCTTCATGGCCTCCGGCATCACCTCCGACCACGAGCTGACCTCAGGCGCCGACCTCCTGCAGAAGCTTGCCGCCGGAATGACCATCGAGCTCCGCGGCTCCCATGATCACCTGCTGCGTGAATTCGTCGAAGCGCTCGATGGCATCGGCCACCTGCCGCCGACCGTGACGCTCTGCACCGACGACGTCTTCCCCGACGAACTGCTCGATGGCGGCGGCCTCGACGACGTGATCCGCCGCCTCGTGCGCTACGGCATGAGGCCGGAATGGGCGCTGCGCGCCGCCACCTTCAACGCCGCCCAGCGCCTGAAACGCAGCGATCTCGGCCTCATCGCCGCAGGACGGCGCGCCGATATCGTGCTCTTCGACGACCTCACCGATTTCAGGGCACGGCTGGTGATCGCCAACGGCCGCACGATCGCGCAGGACGGCGCGATGACCGTACCGCTGAAGCCGCTCGACACCGCGCCGCTGATGAACTCGGTCAAGCTTCCGGCGCTCGGCGCAGACGATTTCAAGGTCCGCTCCGAAGGCAACCGCGTCCGCGTCGCCACCATCGACCGCCCGCGCTTCACGCAATGGGGCGAAGCGGAAACCGCGACCGAGCACGGCTTCGTCGTGCCGCCTCAGGGCAGCACGATGATCTCCGTCGCCCACCGGCACGGCCTCGCCGCCCCCCGCCCGCGCACGGGCTTCCTCACCGGCTGGGGCGAATGGCACGGCGCCTTCTGCACCACCGTCTCGCATGACAGCCACAACCTCACCGTCTTCGGCGGCAACACCGCCGACATGGCAGCCGCCGCGAATGCGGTGATTGCAGCAGGCGGCGGCATGGCGGTTGCCAGGGATGGCGTCATCCTCGCGCTGTTGCCGCTGCCGCTCTCAGGATTGGTGACCGAGGCCTCACTTGCCGAGACGGCAAAGGGTTTCCGCGATATCCGCCAGGCGATGGAAAAGATCGTCACCTGGCAGCCGCCCTACCTCGTCTTCAAGGCCTGCTTCGGCGCGACGCTCGCCTGCAATATCGGCCCGCATCAGACGGATATGGGGATTGCTGATGTGCTGACGGGGAAGGTGCTGGAAACGCCGGTGCTGGAGATAGTGTCGTAA
- a CDS encoding M20 aminoacylase family protein, with amino-acid sequence MTIPARIKDDLPFLISLRRDLHAHPELGFEEERTSGIVAKLLEEAGIKVHRGLGTTGVVGTLQVGNGTRSIGLRADMDALAMPEIAERPYKSTVQGKMHACGHDGHTTMLLGAARYLAETKGFSGTVHFIFQPAEEGRGGARRMVEEGLFKLFPCDAVYGLHNMPGLDVDEIAVVEGPQLASSDSWRVTFRGTGTHGAKPHLGRDPITAAGTFLASLQTIVGRVVDPLQPAVVSACSLQAGDPKALNVIPDTVEIGGTARAYSPEVRDQLEAEIGRLAQGTAQMFGISADYGFERRIPPVVNDADATARALGAAGEVFGAKVRTSFPPSTAGDDFAFFGQNAPGCYVWLGNGPAVDGALHHNTAYDFNDGALGFGAAYWVKLVERELAA; translated from the coding sequence ATGACCATTCCCGCCCGGATCAAGGACGATCTACCCTTCCTCATCTCGCTTCGCCGTGATCTTCACGCGCATCCCGAGCTCGGCTTCGAAGAGGAGCGCACCAGCGGCATCGTCGCGAAACTGCTGGAGGAGGCCGGTATCAAGGTTCACCGCGGGCTTGGCACCACCGGCGTCGTCGGCACGCTGCAGGTCGGCAACGGCACGCGCAGCATCGGCCTCAGGGCGGATATGGATGCACTGGCGATGCCCGAGATTGCCGAGCGGCCTTACAAGTCCACTGTTCAGGGCAAGATGCATGCCTGCGGGCATGACGGCCACACGACGATGCTGCTCGGTGCCGCGCGCTATCTGGCTGAAACCAAGGGATTTTCGGGCACGGTGCATTTCATCTTCCAGCCGGCCGAAGAGGGACGCGGTGGGGCGCGGCGGATGGTCGAGGAGGGGCTGTTCAAGCTCTTCCCCTGCGATGCCGTCTATGGCCTGCACAACATGCCGGGGCTCGATGTCGATGAGATCGCCGTCGTCGAGGGCCCGCAGCTTGCCTCATCCGACAGCTGGCGTGTCACCTTCCGCGGTACCGGCACGCATGGCGCCAAGCCGCATCTCGGCCGCGATCCGATCACTGCCGCGGGCACCTTCCTCGCCTCGCTGCAGACCATCGTCGGCCGCGTCGTCGATCCGCTGCAGCCGGCCGTCGTCAGCGCCTGCTCGCTGCAGGCGGGGGATCCGAAGGCGCTGAACGTCATCCCCGATACGGTCGAGATCGGCGGCACGGCGCGGGCCTATTCGCCCGAAGTGCGCGACCAGCTGGAAGCAGAGATCGGCCGTCTGGCGCAGGGCACGGCGCAGATGTTCGGGATATCAGCCGACTACGGCTTCGAGCGGCGTATTCCGCCTGTGGTCAACGATGCGGATGCAACGGCGCGGGCGCTTGGCGCTGCGGGCGAAGTGTTCGGCGCGAAGGTCCGCACCAGCTTTCCGCCGTCGACGGCGGGGGATGACTTCGCCTTCTTCGGGCAGAATGCGCCGGGGTGCTATGTGTGGCTCGGGAACGGGCCGGCCGTGGATGGGGCGCTGCACCACAATACGGCCTACGATTTCAACGATGGGGCGCTTGGGTTTGGGGCGGCCTATTGGGTGAAGCTGGTGGAACGGGAATTGGCGGCTTAG
- a CDS encoding nucleoside hydrolase, which yields MGVWIDTDMGFDDIAAILVVAQSKLDIDGISLVFGNTPLPQVKVNAAGAAQTFGWTFPLHSGRANPVIGKIETAQAILGDTGIPTAGRTLPQGAALPDSDAFLALCRWLETDGPHRILALGPLTNIAALALARPDLAARITELTWMGGGVTIGNHTASAEFNALADPEALAIVISHGLPLKMIDLDLCRKVLARPDDVTPIRQAGGANAELLADMLAGYIDIGISRGRAAMAIYDPSAAVAFVAPELVTFRAARIDVELAGQFTRGRTVVETRATHAAPNAEFAVDIDVEAARALILGALASEAGR from the coding sequence ATGGGTGTCTGGATCGATACCGACATGGGCTTTGACGATATCGCCGCCATTCTGGTGGTGGCGCAGTCGAAGCTTGACATAGATGGCATTTCGCTGGTCTTCGGCAACACGCCACTGCCGCAGGTGAAGGTGAATGCGGCAGGCGCCGCACAGACTTTCGGCTGGACCTTCCCCCTTCACAGCGGCCGCGCCAATCCGGTGATCGGCAAGATCGAGACGGCACAGGCCATCCTCGGCGATACCGGCATCCCGACTGCAGGCCGCACGCTGCCGCAAGGAGCGGCGCTGCCCGATAGCGACGCTTTCCTCGCCCTCTGCCGCTGGCTCGAAACGGATGGCCCGCATCGCATTCTGGCGCTCGGACCGCTGACCAATATCGCCGCTCTCGCGCTGGCCCGCCCCGATCTCGCCGCCCGCATCACCGAACTCACCTGGATGGGTGGCGGGGTAACGATCGGCAATCACACGGCCTCCGCCGAGTTCAACGCCCTTGCAGATCCCGAAGCGCTGGCAATCGTCATCAGCCACGGCCTGCCGCTGAAGATGATCGATCTCGATCTCTGCCGCAAAGTCCTGGCCCGCCCGGATGACGTCACGCCGATCCGCCAGGCAGGCGGCGCCAATGCCGAACTGCTCGCCGACATGCTGGCTGGTTATATCGATATCGGCATCAGCCGTGGCCGCGCGGCGATGGCGATCTACGATCCCTCGGCCGCCGTCGCCTTCGTGGCGCCGGAGCTCGTGACCTTCCGCGCCGCGCGCATCGATGTCGAGCTCGCCGGTCAGTTCACCCGCGGCCGCACCGTCGTCGAGACCCGCGCCACCCATGCCGCGCCCAATGCCGAATTCGCCGTCGATATCGACGTCGAAGCCGCGCGCGCGCTCATCCTCGGCGCGCTCGCAAGCGAGGCCGGCAGATGA